CCGTACTGCTCCTGCAGCTTCGCGCAGTACGGGCACAGGAAGTCGGCGTACAGGTCGATTGTCTTCGGCGCGCCCGGCTTGCCGACCGACACCACGACCCCGTCGCGTTTCTCCACCACTCCCGGCCCGAGCGTCGCGGTCGTGTTCGGCGCGATCGCGGTGTCCTGTGTGGCGTTCTTGCTCGAGTTGATCCAGAGCACGCCGCCGACGACCAGCGCCGCGATCACGACGACGGCCACGACCACCGCGATGACCTTGTTCCGGTCGCCGCTCGCGCCACGCGCCTGTGCGACCGACTTCGCGGCCGCCGCCTGCTGCCGGCTCTTCCGCGCGTTGCGCGCAGCTCCACCCACTGTCCTTAATTCCCTTCCGCGTTACTGCCGGAGTAATCGGCCGGAATCCGGTCCGAGTCCTCGATGCTCTTTCCCCTGCCCCACCCGAGCCAGCGGTCGAGCGAAAACCACGTGCGCGGCCGCGCCAGCAGCCATATCGCGAGCAGCGCGAAACCGGTGTCCCGCAAGATCTCCTGCGGATACTCGGTCTGCCCGGCGGCCACCCGGCCGCCGCCGCCGAAGCAGCCGCAGTCGATGCTCAGCCCGCGCGCCCAGGACTGCGCGATGCCGGCGACCAGCACGGCGAGCAACACCACCGAGGCGCCCGCGATCCAGCGCGTGGCCAGCCCGGCCAGCAACAGCACTCCGAGCACCATCTCGAGCAGCGGCAGCCCGGTCGCGACCGGCCGGACCAATACCTGCGGCAGGACGTCGTAAGCCTGCACGGCGATGTACGTCTGCCCTGGATCGGCCATCTTCACGCCGCCGGAAACGAGCCAGACGGCAGCCAGCCCGAGGCGGGCGAAAGTACCGATGGTGTCGAGTACGGGTTGGGGCAGTCGGCGCACACGCTTAGGCTAGCCGTCTGACCTGAGAACTCTGTGAGTACTCCTACCGGCGGAACGGGGGCGGCGATGCGGCTGCGCGCACTGCTCGCTGCAGTGTTTCTGCTGGTCACGTGCGTGTCCTGCGGGTCGGGCCAGGTGTCGAAGGATGATCCGCTTCCCACCCGGGCGCGTGACGGCGACCACCTGACCATCGGCGTCCGGTTCGACGTGCCAGGGCTTTCCCAGCGGACTCTCGACGGCCGGCTAGCCGGATTCGACGTCGATGTCGCCACGTACATCGCGCACGAACTGGGCGTCGACGCCGACCGCATCACCTGGCACGAGACCACTCCGGCGCA
This sequence is a window from Amycolatopsis benzoatilytica AK 16/65. Protein-coding genes within it:
- a CDS encoding MauE/DoxX family redox-associated membrane protein — translated: MRRLPQPVLDTIGTFARLGLAAVWLVSGGVKMADPGQTYIAVQAYDVLPQVLVRPVATGLPLLEMVLGVLLLAGLATRWIAGASVVLLAVLVAGIAQSWARGLSIDCGCFGGGGRVAAGQTEYPQEILRDTGFALLAIWLLARPRTWFSLDRWLGWGRGKSIEDSDRIPADYSGSNAEGN